In Lolium rigidum isolate FL_2022 chromosome 7, APGP_CSIRO_Lrig_0.1, whole genome shotgun sequence, the DNA window AATTAATGGCCGCGCAAGGAAAAATCAGTAGAGGGATATAAAAGCCAACTTAGACAGGTTTGGATGGAAGTTTCTAGAAGGAAAAAAAAGGATACCTGGTATTACAAAGATGGATGAACTCTAAAAGGGTAAAATAAAGGGTATTCTATCTTCTTCAAAAAATGGAAAGGTGTAACACTATCCTAGAAGAACTGTCAATGCATAATTAAATGAAGTGACAACTGACAATACTCATTACAAATGgaagacaagaattatggaatggagggagtacagaaTTATATGTACGAATGGAAGACACAACCATCATCTCGATGAAGATAGAGTAAAAGTCACCTGTATGTTTTCCCGAGCAGATCTTGGATTATTATTgtcaccgccaacttcagatcCTTCATTAGCTTTTTTGTTACGGAAGAAATGATTCAACTCGTATTTTCGTCTTTGCAAATCCTGTGCTTCATCTATTGAAGCAATAACAGAATCATTGTTTGATTTCTTAACAACAAAGAGCCGTGCCTCATAACCCTAGAAGTGATGAAATCCATGATTAATTTCATCTGATCAGAAATACATTAAAGAGCACGAGCATACAAGATTACCTGAAACAGCTCATCTAGTTCACACTGCATGCACAAAGAACCAGTACCATCATAGCACTTCGGACAATATCTCTGACCCTCAATGTCTTCGTCCCTTGGGTTATCCATTGTTTTATCTATTTCCAAAAGCCTAATCATTAATTGCTGCCTTGAACCTTGCAGGGAATCAATACCAGATTGAATGGTATACTTCAAGCCAGCAATTGTTTGAACCCTATGCATAGAACAAAATAACCAAGTTATCTATCAACTACTAAAAAGATAAGAATTTTGTGATACTCATTCCTAGATAGTTAAGCCACTATaagggacagagatttggtgcacatgggcaccggtGATCTCGTTttaaataaaaaatcaaaaatcatatttttgagtttcaaaaaattctggaaaaaaatccgcacatagtcaatgatgtatcccacaaacctgcgaaaaatcaatttcaaatacttaatattttgagctacacaaaaatgacaaaattgtagatctgagtagtcattttcaaatcttcaaaacatatcagattttgtcatttttatctagctcaaaataaaaataatttcggattgggattttgcatgattgtggaaTGTATCAATGACAGTCTTCAGAATTATTTTCATGAATTTATAACTTgcaaaaatatttttaaatttttcttaacatagcgagagcactggagctcgggagctAAAAACACTTTTCGCACTATAAGTTCCTAAAAAATAATGAAACCACCATAAATTGCAAGGAGAACAAACCGAACAAAGTTCTGTGCTGACCTGGACGATATTCCCGCTGTACCCAATCCAGTGGTGCTCTTAGTGGAAAAACTATCAACCTTCTTAAGTAGCTCATCGGCGGACTCCTTATTCTTCTCAATGGAATCCAAAGCGTATAGCCACCAATGCATACCCTGATTTTGTAGTTCTTTATTAAGAGTGGTGACCTAGAGGCACAAACTCATCAGAAAACAGTGATGAATTTAATCTAGAACACTGTAAGAACTAGAGTAGAGGCAAACATCATGGAGTAGAGCACTAAGCAAGATCGAAAATAAAACAGAGAAGAATGTTACAACAATACATAGAATATTCCAAGGAAGAAAAGGAGACATGGGTCAAGATTACTCGTTGCAAGTTGCAACCTCAAAAATAACAGAAAAGTGACGAGATCAACCTCTTCCATTGATGCGCTGAAATCCTTTTgtgctattagtaactttgtggtAAAAACTGATAAATATTTTTCTTTGAGTGTGTTGCATGTCTTTCTCAAACAACCATCAGCAAAACATTCAGATGATGAGTGGCATCCCGCATTGTTCTCTGCATCCAACTCTACACTTGTGGATGCTTGTCCAATAATATTTATGTCCTCAGAGGTTTCAGCACCATCAGCTGCCAAATCTGAGCCACTGTTCTCAGATATTTTATTTCGCTTTATGCCACATAGCTCTGAATGCACAGGGctagtttcttttctttttcgtttGTAGTAGAGAACAGAAGCTTGTACTTTCAGTGGACATTCTTGTAAATATTCAGAACTAGTCCTGAGCAGCTCCGCAAGATTGTGGTTGATATGAAGATTCAACAAAGGATCAACACGAAAATCATCAATATTTTGACGAGCAAAATCTAGTGCTTCTTTGTACAAAGAGATAGCTTCTTGGTTCTTTTGTTCTATGATAGCGATTCCAGCAAGACCGTTTAGGGAAACAACTACTTTCCTAAGTtcttcctccccttcaacttttGCTTTACCAATAAGTACCTGGGTAGAAAAGGATAATGGACAACTTTAAGCACAAAATAACATTTTAAAAATAGCTACCAATAGGGGAGGTAAAACCATTAGTCATTCACCTGTAAAATTTCATCCATTGACAAAGGAGTACGTTGCAGAGAGCAGAGACCAGAACTCCCCACTTGCGGGTGGCAACAGGCTTGCCGAAGCTTGAGCAGTGGAACTAGAAGTTTGGCAGTGTCGTTGTTGGAGAGGTACACATTTGATAAAGCATTTGAATCTACAAGAAATGACAAAAGGTTAAAAcagttttcagatttttttaatacAGTTTTATAGCGTGATATCTGCTACAGCAACTGGATAACACAACAGCACGGCGAAGGCAAACTTGTGCTCATCAACAGAACCCTTTATGGTGTGTAGTACACATGGTTTCTTTGTCCAAGTGCAGATATGAAAAAATATGGAAATCTCAACCAGAAATTATCTCATTGGCAtggcatgagagagagagagagagagagagagagagagagagagaagatgcAGATCTTGCATCATTCTCTTGTATATTGTGTTTCTGTGATACATGTTGTTTAGGCTTTATAATTATTTCCATCCAAACATAAAAATAAAGCAAGCAACAGAAACGAAACGGAATTGTTGAATCCTGTCCCCGCAGTATAAATCTAGCAATTAGATTCAGAAAATAGCTGATATAATAGACAAAGTACCTGATGTTGGTTCCCTCCTGTTGGCATCATTTCTTAAACGTCTAATAATTTCATGTGCATGGTCCATGCAAGTTGCATGCTGCTTCTGATAGAAATATTCTTCAATTGACGAGAAGATGAGCCACGAGAAACACTCttcttgtggaggcagctttaatTCCCGCGAGACATGAATTTTAGAGGAGCGCCACATGATTTCCTTGAAGAACTTGTGTGTATAATCCATAGCTATCATATCTCCTTTCTGCAGTTCAACTCAGCGAGGAAATGAGGAAATGGATTTGATTATTTCAAGTATCTCAAGAAAGGAATGTTACTAAAGCTGTTGAGCAGTAATCAGCATTACATGCTTTTCCATTTCAGCTCAAAAAACATGCTTTTCCATCACAGCATCATTCATTTATTGCTACGTGAATCAACAAATGGCACTAAGATCGGCGTTCTTTAATCAGATTGTACAGTTTTTAAATATGCTCATCATCCATGCATGTTTTTGTATAAGAACCTACAGATAAGCAATTAGCTTATGAGCTAACAGTAAAACTCATATCATCCTAGGTCAATAGGCCATTAGTGCCTCACTACACCGTCTTCACCATCATTGATATGCGTGCAAGTTCTTTCACTGTAAATGATTAATATTTCTAAGAATGGTAAATAATACATCATGGTGTTTACTCTTTTGTCAATAGTTAGGGCAACATACGGGTTTAATAAAGATGTATTAAATGCTCACAGATATTGCTGGCAGTCAATGTACCTCATATGGGTCTCTAATAATGTCCACCCACCACCTGTATGTGTCAAATGGACTTGTCCTGAGAAAGCGTAGAAGGCCGAAAAGATCATCAAGCCTGCGCTGTATTGGAGTTCCTGTGATACACCAGCGGTGTTGTGCATTTAGCCTCATTGCCATCTCAGTAACAGAAGTTTTGCTGGACTCTACCATCTGAGCTTCATCCAAACAAAGCCGCCACCAGTGGACCCTTGTTAGGACAGTTGGAATGACAGGGTACCTAGGTGTACAATGAGAGTTCAGCAGAAGTTAACCCATAGTTATTTGGTACTACTGAATGATTGGCAGGCCTAATGGCACTTGCTAGTTCACTTCTATGTCAGCTATCACCAGTATAACATCGTTCtaagcaacaacaacaaaaaatctcAAACTAATTACATCTTAATGCTAACATTTTCAGGTTTAGCAAGTTTCCACATTCAGAGCATGCAATGCAAGACCAACAGATACGTATCATAAATCATAATTCTGAAATCCTTAATCGTTACTCAGGAGAACACAATAAAGAGCACTCTTAACGATACAATACAGACATGAGCATCCTTCCCCTGATTTGAAGCaacaatatgacataaagtgcaaTAACGAATGGTTGAACACCCTGCGGATCGAATAAGCTAACAGCCTTGACCGCCCACTAGGGGGTCTACAGAATGTCTAGATTTAAAGGGACAACACTCCTTTACGAGTTATGAACACATATTAACTGACGGGCTCAAAATGCCATTTATAGTCAACTTTTGAACTAGCATAAGCAGTTGAGATCATGTACGGTCAAACTTCGTGAGAAAATTAAATATTACCTCTTCTGAAATCTCAAGAAACGCCGATCACCATCGTGTCTATCAAAATCATGTGACAGATCTTCTTTGAGGACATCATAAGTTGTCAAAACAACATCAGCAGTGCTTATCTCAGTCAGATCATTTCTTTGGTTAGAAGCTGAGTCCAAGTTCCTTGCACCTTCATAAATACGAATGTTCAGAGATCCTGGCCTTGTGTGTCTAAGTGAAAAGAAACTAAGCAGTTAGCACTATCATAATATGCAGATAATAAATGAACAGAACAGGTAATGCTAAGCATCGAAATAACTGAGACTGGATAAGGCACTTGAAGCTTTGATTATAAGCATTTATTGTACTACACTAGAAGGAGCTGGCAAAATCTGTTGCGCATACAAACAAATTTCTCATGAGCATTCTTGATTCCTATACAGATGTGGGAAGGATTTCAACTCAAAGTTGCAGAACTTCTACAATGATCTGATTACAAGCAGAGAAAAGGAGGAAATTATTATCGGAGCGGCATGGTTAAAGCAAAATTGCCATTCTACATTCCAATCGAGATGTGCATCTAAAAGAAGGAAGAAACAACAGCTCATAGAATGGCCAATTGGTCATGCACATGGTTTAAGTTTTCTGATAAGTGGTAATGGTATCTacgaactttgaaaaatgcagggtTCTGCCATTCATTCAAGAACTGAGACGATACTGCACAGCTATTGTTTGGACAAGAGAAATCATACCGGGTAATTTCAGAGTGCCACTGTGCCAATATTGGCGATGGGCATACTATCAATGTAGCACGACTGAAAATAGTAGTTTGAGCAGCTTCAGCAAGTTCCAGGCACACTGCACAAATGTAGCTTTCTTCCGTCTCTGCAATAGAATATGTGGCTCTCCTTCTACGTTTTGGCTTCATGGTGCCTTTCTCACAGTTTGACAACATATTATCATCATCAAAGGTTAAATCTTCCTTGGGTGTGTAGCCAACACAATCAGCGTGCTGCCAAGCATCACAATTGTCACACTGGATCCATATCCCCTTGTAGGCAGAACTTTCACTTGCAGCCCCGCAAATGCACTCAATCCTATCTCTTTTTTGCCTACTTATCCGATCTAATTCTTTTCTGGTTTGAGAGACAGAACACTCCATGGAAAATGTGCTTCGATGGGCAAAAATGCAAGCCAAAAGCTcaacagttttccccaagcccattTCATCTACAATTATTCAGCcataaaaaaaaggaaattaGTGATGGATATCCTGAGTTGCCAACACATTACTGCACTGTACAGACATTTAGTATCAACATACCAGCCAAAATGCCCCCAGAGACATAAGGTGGAGAAGGCTCTGGTTGCAATGAAACATTTCCACTGCAAAGTAACAGATTACATGAAATTGAATTATTCAGGGTTGTTGATAGGAACAAATAAATTCCAAATCTAGACACAGGAAATAATACACTATTGGAAAAGATCAACTGGGTAATAAGATAACTAATATGCAAAGCAGATAATAATATGCATAGGAGTCTAAGATGTTTTAGATGTCATATCCTAACAGCAGGCAGCCCTGTTCTGTGTCCATGACAAAAATCCCAAGTCAAGCCAAACCTTTCACACCCGAAAAAAATCTCTTACTTGATCACATACACCCGTCTTTCCTTCAGACAGCAATACccaaaatccccccccccccccccaacaacaacaatgaAATCAAATTGACATATATTTTCCTTACATGGTGACAAAATTTCAATGGTAATTAATATAACAGTAGTTCAAAGCATGTTAATCCACAACAAAGGAAATCACAACAACATCAGGGAAGTACAGGTGAAATGCATTGAACTCTTACTTGAAGGGATTGTAGAACATCCTGGACTTCTTGTTAATAAAATCTATTGGAACACAATATGGTGCAGGATGAACATAACCCTCATTGGGTGATGAAACAGCTGCACTTCCTTTTTCATGCTCGACCATCCAATTCGCTGCACGGAGTTGATATGGTCTGAGATGAGGAAGTAAATCAGGAAGCTCCTCTTCCAACAGCACTGCGTCCCTATATCAACAAGCagtaagaagaaaaaaaaacatcaaaAAACAGGCAGAAAGAGAATGGTGCTATCATAAGACATACAAATTTGTTACCTACGATTCTAGATGGCACAAAACCATATAATTAATGCCACATTTATTTCGGTGTAAATTTCACATATTTATTGAAGCATTAATTAAATAGTCCAGAATAATTGCCTCAATGATTGATTTGATTTCCTAACAACAATACATGAGAGCATGAGATGCAAGGCACGTACATCGAAGGCTTAACGGCTTCGTAGAAAGCAGCAAGATCAAACTGCGAGTCACTCTTCGGCGTGAAATCACAACCAGCGCCACCGTCCACCGCTGGAACAAGACCATCCATCCCATATATCGTGGCTGACGTCGTAACCTCGGGGCGAACCCACGCCATCACATTCATCAAGCTCTTCCTCCAGGGATGCCTGGTGACCTCCAAAAGCGATTCACACGCAGCGAACGCCTGGTCCGTCACCTCCACCCTAACCCGAAGCGCCATAGACGGCGCTGCATCGTTCGTCTGGAGGAAGCTGTGCAACTCGACCCGCAGCGTCATGAACCCCAGGCTGACCAAATGAACGAGACCAGACACACCTTCATCGGGGCCGTCGAGCCGGCCTGACATGAACACACTGCCTGCAACAAACTTGTCAGAGTGGTACTCCAGGAGCACGCAGTCGGCCGGCACCACGGGCCAGTGGCCCAGCCTGAACCCGTCCTCCGGCGCGTCCCGCACCCGCAGGCGCAGCGAGCGCCCGCTGCTCCCCAGCGTCGAGTACGCCTCCTCCAGCGCCGCCAAGTCGACCCCGTCCTTCCCCTCGCCTTCGAGCCTCGCGCCGCGGATGACCAGCTCGGCGATGTCGCGGCAGTCGTCTGCGCAGCGGCCGCGCGTGCCGCCGTCCACCTCCACCAGGACGTCCCTCCTCGCCTCGCCCTTGGCGGCGCGCTTCGATTTGGAGGGGGGGCTCGGCGAGTCgggctccgcggcggcggcgcgccccgCTCGCGACGGCCGCGCCTTCTTCCTCCCCATCTGGCGTCGTCAATGGATTCGCTGGAGCATTGGGGAGCGAGGGTTTTGCACGGGGGAGCTGGGGCGGAATTGGGCGGCTGCAAAATCCTCCAAATCCTCGCGATTGGGACAGGAGAAGGAAGGAATCTGGAGGTAGGGGCTATTGGGGATTGCGGCGGAGGGGCGGCGGAGGGAGATTGGAGGCTCCGGCGCCGTGGATTTCCGATTCTCGTCGCGTCTGTCCCCTCGGGGGAGACGCGACACGGCGAGAGGGAAGGGGGTTTTGCAGGAACAGAACGGCAGTCGGGGTAAAGTTTTTGAAGAGGCGATGGCAAGTTGTTGTGTTTGTGACGAAATTCGAGGAAGGATAGCCAGACGGTTTTGGCTGAATTTCCAGGAATACCAAAATCACCCTGATCTGGGTTCAATTTGAACGGGTGAAGTCACAGCCGACGTCACGGAAGTGTGAAACCGCCATGGAAACGCGTCcaagtttgtttttttttttggaagaaaCCCATCCGATTTTACTTTCTGCTGGTTTTTGAAGGtaacatttttaaaaaaataaacatcAATATATtaagtagggatttctattttcgtgcccctggttcgttagttgtactcagtttttcccagccccttagtttttcctcagttttcccctccctctagtttgaaacccgttgcagacgctcagacgggagggttgccgtctgatcggaggccttcaccgttaccggtgacggctagggagccgcgttggtgttgaattgaccgtttctttcgaactATGTTGACTCGTTGACtcgaggagctcacccaaagctttccactccgcccgataccggaggagctcacacaccgcccctcgccgccacgccgtcccgccctcctaccttatggcgtcgtccgccgccgagccgccccgcccccaccaccacccccgggaggcggagaggatccgcctccaccagatctagatctacccctgtcGCGGTAGAGTTTGTATATCCGTCCGGTGTACCGCCTCTTCCCGTCGCCGCGgaaaagattgggaatcggagggatctaacgcatggattccatccgggtaagcatcgtccgcctatgtgaattaacgataggcggtttttgagcgccaatcgttgttgctcaactaatcgcgttgcttttcgaataggattgatccagcacGGCTTTTCGAgccggtggttaggctggattctagctttacgcgtgattctaaacgccaaatgaatgggttttacttccctgcggtggttgcaaccaccatctcgttgagggatttgaaagctaacatcttcGATAAGTACTCCTGGAGCCCTCGCGATGcgcttcatttcgaatatttcaacaaagACGGAGCGAAGAttggttccactaatttccgacgatgatctgggaattctttttgctttgaatgcttcttgccatttcggtaaaattcgtgtccatgtggacaggggccatgcatcatctggtgttggggcatcatcaggtggtcgggcatcatgtctctctactgttgctgcctctgctaatagtgtgcgccgcggcgatccttgtaggtccacagcagcaccatctgtccccgagtgcgagtggtagccagatcgttcctgtggtcaatgtggaggacgatgcagagattggggatcagtctcctgaagatgatgaggatgagttaatgtttcctgaattggtagatcaatgcagtaagcaggcaatggaggatcaatacatggaagatattgcttttggtgccagatttgatgagactgatgatgaagagaataatgagaacgatgacagcctcggtttagccgattacgaaggtgaagacttgccaacaattgagtggaacagggaggatcctcagcttgcaaaaggcaccgtgtttcaaacgatgatggactgccgtaatgcaattactacatatcacattctcactaagaataattatgaggttattaaaagtgagccaggtaggttcacaattaaatgcccatacccaaggtgtaggtttaggctgcatgcattcacaatgcgcagaagcagcttggttcaggtactacgccaaccagttgtgtatttagatcacggtgtaaaatttgttatctattactgacatcccttatcattatgtttcagataaagaataataaggagatccataggtgtccacctctagggggagagccagacctgaaaacaaagctagcgaagactaggtggttggcagatataatcctagattggctgagagaaactccttcacttggtccaacggcACTCCGGTAAAAGGTGGTCGAGAAGTATAAAGggatgaaagtaccttacatgaggatgttctatgcaaaggaaatggctcttgacaagatcaatggtccatggaatgaaagctttcggttgctttacactttcaaagctgaagtggagatggctagtccagcgcAGTGTTGTAgcaatagacaagcatacagcttccctacaaattgaaaagcgggaaggtaatgcacaaggaatgttttagaagggcttttgtttgtttcaaagcttgctggaaaggctttttggacggttgcaggccttatttggccgtggatgcatcagctcttcatggtaggtttaaaggacagctagttgctgctactgcagttgatggacataattggatgttccctgttgcttatggagttttggaggttgagtcagaggaaagttggacttggtttctgcagaatttgcgcgactttataggtcatccaccaggacttgctatccacacggacgcttgcaaaggtttggagagtgcggtagaagcaagtattccctggagtggagcatagggaatgtatgcgacacttggtacgagaattttacaaagaaattcaagggtaaagtttttaccgacaacctatggccagccttcatacacatgcagctctaggaagcatatgttttatttggatgtgttgtataaacaaaaacccggggtgaaggagtacttggatgaacatcatggtagggtgtggtcaagaagccaattcaatgaaatttgcaaggtagactatgtaacaagtaaccttgcggagagtttcaactcaaaggtcaagtcattgaaagggcttatgctcgtggcaaatatttgataagattaggcgagatgatcatgataaagatcgatctgcgtcaaagaattgcatccacaaattatgttggccatctcacgctcccatctttgattaagtctttgcatgagagggcaaaacaattgaggatgcaatgcgtcagaaaagtaatggaggctgaggtaacctacactgacgaTAAAAACGAGCGGTGGAGGTATccgagtgagtttggttgataggacatgtcattgtaggggatggcagatccgtgggataccccgcatacacgcattgtttttcatgagtgttatagggggtgaagatggtgaagttgatcggtaTGTGTCGGAGTATTTCTCCGTTgcaaaatttagggctgcatatgctatgaatgttcctaccttgttgggaaaagaccaatggataaccacaaacaaatctctctacgcatcgccaacccctctcGCCTCGGTGGTTTCTACTCGGTGGTACACTATGCTTGACCGTAGATCGCATCtacatctaggcagcacaagccgcgCCTCACGTTGTTCATGCAGTTGCTCGTAACAagtcctttttgatggcgagcaatcgtAGGTTATTCCTAGAGCATGTTAGGTTAGCATCGTTTctgcatgctgcatgctttcgtagtgcaaccctgtaTGTCTAGCGCCTTACGCCTCATCTTAGGCGTAGGGTGCACCCCGCATTGATCATAGTTTAAGTAGATCTGATCCGAtatttattgcatccttgccctacaaggattagtttaatatctcgcacatAGTTAGCCTtacaaggggggaggatccagccgcacgtagggtgtcgtctgcttggccctaagcaggatgttccgaggatcaacctcgtgttggtttttaggccttgcttaggatcggctcacgatcaccgtgcgtggccgcgaggcccaacctcgtgagtaggatgatccgattatgcggtgaaaccccacatcgtcagatctcattagctttaccttgactggcagaccaccatatattcggacacctcgtctgaatcatgggtggatcggcctttgagccgatccactggataacccgagagccgatcgaggctcgcatttaacgcttacgtgtgtgccccgcaggaaaccaagcgaggcatcatccacaccttcccgactgNNNNNNNNNNNNNNNNNNNNNNNNNNNNNNNNNNNNNNNNNNNNNNNNNNNNNNNNNNNNNNNNNNNNNNNNNNNNNNNNNNNNNNNNNNNNNNNNNNNNcatcttccactcgatacgtttaatcctttgttacggcaagtttcagtgagattgacaacctcacctgtttcgttggggcaaagtactttggttttgttgtgcgcattccacgttggcgcaggaatccccggtgttgcgccgcatcacatttcgcgaccatcaaccttcaacgtgcttcttggctcctaccggttcgattaaaccttggtttcatactcgagggaaacttgcttctatacgcatcataccttccacttggggttcccaacggacgtgtgcatctacgcgtatcgagacgacggcggtggagatgactccgggggcaattccccgtccggcaggtgccggaacgagacttctgtcccccgaatcttgatttcgcgatggcggcggctctggaaggttttctcgggtctcgtcatctccgtcggtgtttttaggtcagagacgattaaataggcgaagatatggagtcggaggggccacggggtgcccacaccataggggggcgcgcccccccctggcccgcgctggggtgtggtgtggggccccctggctcccctctcgtccttctccggtgctctggaagcttccgggaattataaggtcctcggtcttgatttcgtctgattccgaaaatatttctttactaggatttctgaaaccaaaaacagcagaaaacagcaactggcctttcggcatctcgtcaataggttagtttcggaaaacgcataataatgacatataatgtgtataaaacatgtaggtatcatc includes these proteins:
- the LOC124675297 gene encoding E3 ubiquitin-protein ligase SHPRH-like, encoding MSGRLDGPDEGVSGLVHLVSLGFMTLRVELHSFLQTNDAAPSMALRVRVEVTDQAFAACESLLEVTRHPWRKSLMNVMAWVRPEVTTSATIYGMDGLVPAVDGGAGCDFTPKSDSQFDLAAFYEAVKPSMDAVLLEEELPDLLPHLRPYQLRAANWMVEHEKGSAAVSSPNEGYVHPAPYCVPIDFINKKSRMFYNPFNGNVSLQPEPSPPYVSGGILADEMGLGKTVELLACIFAHRSTFSMECSVSQTRKELDRISRQKRDRIECICGAASESSAYKGIWIQCDNCDAWQHADCVGYTPKEDLTFDDDNMLSNCEKGTMKPKRRRRATYSIAETEESYICAVCLELAEAAQTTIFSRATLIVCPSPILAQWHSEITRHTRPGSLNIRIYEGARNLDSASNQRNDLTEISTADVVLTTYDVLKEDLSHDFDRHDGDRRFLRFQKRYPVIPTVLTRVHWWRLCLDEAQMVESSKTSVTEMAMRLNAQHRWCITGTPIQRRLDDLFGLLRFLRTSPFDTYRWWVDIIRDPYEKGDMIAMDYTHKFFKEIMWRSSKIHVSRELKLPPQEECFSWLIFSSIEEYFYQKQHATCMDHAHEIIRRLRNDANRREPTSDSNALSNVYLSNNDTAKLLVPLLKLRQACCHPQVGSSGLCSLQRTPLSMDEILQVLIGKAKVEGEEELRKVVVSLNGLAGIAIIEQKNQEAISLYKEALDFARQNIDDFRVDPLLNLHINHNLAELLRTSSEYLQECPLKVQASVLYYKRKRKETSPVHSELCGIKRNKISENSGSDLAADGAETSEDINIIGQASTSVELDAENNAGCHSSSECFADGCLRKTCNTLKEKYLSVFTTKLLIAQKDFSASMEEVTTLNKELQNQGMHWWLYALDSIEKNKESADELLKKVDSFSTKSTTGLGTAGISSRVQTIAGLKYTIQSGIDSLQGSRQQLMIRLLEIDKTMDNPRDEDIEGQRYCPKCYDGTGSLCMQCELDELFQGYEARLFVVKKSNNDSVIASIDEAQDLQRRKYELNHFFRNKKANEGSEVGGDNNNPRSARENIQVYRHPSRTETALKAVRTHSKTVLGNQYAEIAKKHLLLFEAMRKEFSLARSLSICQNQLLRAHDEIKMSISRLQLKENDDEPSAVNIVTREELIPYNVQFTSDKFLALASLARIRGQLRYLKGLMLPKSGNTADTTASFPATGQTDSEISNEQCPVCQEKILEQKMVFQCGHSMCCKCCLFLTERAAGRHQKWIMCPTCRQRTYLENVAFVVEKQSENADKQAEDLAESAISVQGSYGTKIEAVTRRILRITSTDGAAKILVFSSWNDVLDVLEHSLAANNISYARMKGGRKSQVALCQFKGQASSIKGEKVKNAVPKIRHVQVLLMLIQHGANGLNLLEAQHVILLEPLLNPSAEAQAISRIHRVGQDKSTFIHRFVVKKTIEDSIYRMNRGRAVCSTINRKSKNFKDELALTLKDVESLFPVKAPDQPPDEESQNHGDSLRSLPPYVAAGLAAEMRATNRAT